The following proteins come from a genomic window of Campylobacter concisus:
- a CDS encoding alanine/glycine:cation symporter family protein yields the protein MVLDSFLNFLNGKMDVANDFLYGYFLVIILVATGIYFSYLTRFVQFRMFFEACRVLVEKKDKYNKHHLTPFQALMISTASRVGIGNIAGISAAIVAGGPGALFWMCLMAFLGSASAFIESTLAQIYKTKDVFGFKGGPAYYIKNGLGIKWLASLFAVILIITYAYGFNGLQSYTMTSAFEIYYDKAGSNVSFAQSGLPVGIGLILTAFAAVMFFSKSHIIGKVSSYIVPFMALAYISLALIAIILNFKEIPDVVKMILENAFDFKAIFGGFAGSVIVIGIKRGLFSNEAGMGSAPNAAAAAHTSHPVKQGLVQAMAVFIDMTICIASGMIVLFSQAYLTKQTGSSGEVLTALPLVQAAMKEYFGEFGVHFTTLAVVLFAITSLIGNYYYAQANMKFLTKNHKLTLLFKITAVVMIFIGAQMNLKLAWNIADITMAAMATINIIAIFLLSKVVIIAVKDYEAQRKAGLNPEFDPESLGIKNTSCWNKN from the coding sequence ATGGTGCTTGATAGTTTTTTAAATTTTTTAAACGGCAAAATGGACGTAGCCAACGACTTTTTATATGGGTATTTTTTAGTCATTATTCTTGTGGCTACGGGAATTTATTTTAGTTATTTGACTCGTTTTGTGCAGTTTAGGATGTTTTTTGAGGCTTGCAGAGTCTTAGTAGAAAAAAAAGATAAGTACAATAAGCACCATTTAACGCCATTTCAAGCACTTATGATCTCGACTGCTTCGCGCGTTGGCATAGGCAATATTGCTGGAATTTCAGCTGCCATCGTCGCGGGCGGTCCTGGAGCTCTTTTTTGGATGTGCTTGATGGCCTTTTTAGGATCAGCTTCAGCTTTTATAGAGAGCACACTAGCGCAAATTTATAAGACAAAAGACGTTTTTGGATTTAAAGGCGGTCCAGCTTATTACATCAAAAATGGTCTTGGCATAAAATGGCTGGCTTCGCTTTTTGCGGTGATTCTCATCATCACCTACGCATACGGCTTTAACGGACTTCAAAGCTATACCATGACATCAGCCTTTGAAATTTACTATGACAAAGCTGGTAGCAACGTTAGCTTTGCGCAAAGCGGACTACCTGTTGGCATCGGCCTTATACTTACGGCATTTGCGGCGGTAATGTTTTTTAGCAAAAGCCACATCATCGGTAAGGTAAGCTCATACATCGTGCCGTTCATGGCACTTGCCTACATCTCGCTAGCGCTTATCGCTATTATTTTAAATTTCAAAGAAATTCCTGATGTTGTTAAGATGATTTTAGAAAATGCCTTTGATTTTAAAGCGATATTTGGTGGATTTGCCGGCAGCGTGATCGTAATAGGTATCAAAAGAGGCCTTTTCTCGAACGAAGCTGGTATGGGTTCAGCTCCAAACGCAGCAGCCGCAGCACATACTAGCCACCCAGTAAAACAAGGCCTAGTTCAAGCAATGGCAGTCTTTATAGACATGACTATATGTATCGCTTCTGGTATGATCGTGCTATTTTCACAGGCCTATCTTACGAAACAAACTGGCTCAAGTGGTGAGGTGCTAACCGCCCTTCCTCTCGTTCAAGCTGCAATGAAAGAGTATTTTGGTGAATTTGGAGTTCATTTTACTACTCTTGCAGTTGTACTTTTTGCCATCACTTCGCTTATTGGCAACTACTACTACGCTCAGGCAAATATGAAATTTTTAACAAAAAACCACAAGCTTACGTTGCTATTTAAGATAACGGCTGTCGTTATGATATTTATTGGCGCTCAGATGAATTTAAAGCTCGCTTGGAATATCGCGGATATCACAATGGCTGCAATGGCAACTATTAACATCATCGCTATATTCTTACTTTCAAAAGTAGTGATAATAGCAGTCAAAGACTACGAAGCTCAAAGAAAGGCTGGGCTAAATCCAGAATTTGACCCAGAAAGTCTTGGCATCAAAAATACAAG
- a CDS encoding heavy metal translocating P-type ATPase produces the protein MTHKNKITLAHKSKNRARFICESLNARSDVSAIEAAISERTDALSVRVNKYAKSIIVEFDKSYEKILDFIKSYDFPTKPKDESLPSKANIYKAAAALGVTPFMSNKTLKSAVTLYATAPNLIEGAKELRHEGITSKVLEATAIGTSLAMGDHLAANSTNLMINIGEYMEESASHRSDDLIKELAKPNIEEVWVERNLNGEKTLEKVKTENLKKGDIVVVGAGETIGVDGYIVEGNADVNQVSMTGEAEPIPKARGDRVISGTVVDEGRIKIWAENVGSDTATARIKEYIQTSLNEKSAIGVKALKLADKLVPVTLSLAGLSYIINKNMNSVASVLQADYSCALKLATPVAFKSSISKAGRNGILVKGAKAIEALSSVDTFVFDKTGTLTHGRLSVVEIYSFKEGFSQNDILNLTASAEEHYFHPVAEAIVEAANKRGFHHIHHDEVEFIVAHGVKTAMHGKEVVIGSRHFLEDDEMISFKAHEALISKALNSGLTLLYVGYDKELVGVIAMKDDMRENAKDMVAKLRSLGVKEVVMLSGDIKSKAEEVARELGLDRVYAECLPTDKAAIIEELKSEGKKVAFVGDGINDAPSLTKANVGISMHKGADIAKATADISLLKDDIMSVALVKELANKTMDLISSNFRSTVGVNTAILSAATLGMLNPIATAMLHNGTTIWLLLNSMKGVKFKSK, from the coding sequence TTGACTCACAAAAATAAGATCACTCTAGCTCACAAGAGTAAAAATAGAGCGAGGTTTATTTGCGAGAGCCTAAATGCTAGAAGCGACGTCAGTGCTATCGAGGCTGCGATCTCAGAGCGAACTGATGCACTAAGTGTTCGTGTAAATAAATACGCAAAAAGCATCATTGTCGAGTTTGATAAGAGCTATGAGAAAATTTTAGATTTTATAAAAAGCTATGATTTTCCAACCAAGCCAAAAGATGAGAGCCTGCCTAGCAAAGCAAATATCTACAAAGCTGCTGCTGCACTTGGTGTAACGCCATTTATGAGTAATAAAACTCTAAAATCAGCCGTGACTCTTTACGCCACAGCTCCAAATTTAATAGAAGGTGCAAAAGAGCTAAGGCATGAGGGTATCACTTCAAAAGTGCTTGAGGCAACTGCCATTGGTACTAGCCTAGCAATGGGCGATCATTTAGCAGCAAATAGCACAAATTTGATGATAAATATCGGCGAATATATGGAAGAAAGTGCTAGCCACAGAAGTGATGATCTCATCAAAGAGCTAGCCAAACCAAACATCGAAGAAGTCTGGGTCGAGAGAAATTTAAATGGTGAAAAGACGCTTGAAAAGGTAAAAACCGAAAATTTAAAAAAAGGCGATATCGTAGTAGTCGGAGCTGGTGAGACGATAGGCGTTGATGGTTATATCGTTGAAGGTAACGCCGATGTAAATCAAGTCTCAATGACTGGAGAGGCTGAGCCTATACCAAAAGCTAGAGGTGACCGTGTTATAAGCGGCACAGTGGTTGATGAAGGTAGGATAAAAATTTGGGCTGAAAATGTAGGCAGTGATACAGCGACAGCTAGGATCAAAGAGTACATACAAACTTCACTCAATGAAAAATCAGCCATTGGTGTAAAAGCGTTAAAACTAGCTGATAAACTTGTGCCTGTTACGCTCTCGCTTGCTGGACTTTCATACATTATAAATAAAAATATGAATAGCGTTGCTAGCGTACTTCAAGCGGACTACTCTTGCGCATTAAAGCTTGCTACACCAGTTGCTTTTAAATCAAGTATCTCAAAAGCAGGCAGAAATGGCATTCTTGTAAAAGGTGCAAAAGCGATCGAAGCTTTAAGCTCAGTTGACACTTTTGTATTTGACAAGACCGGCACTCTGACGCATGGACGCCTAAGCGTAGTTGAAATTTATTCATTTAAAGAGGGCTTTTCTCAAAATGATATATTAAATTTAACTGCAAGTGCCGAGGAGCACTACTTTCATCCAGTAGCCGAAGCAATAGTTGAAGCTGCAAATAAGCGTGGTTTCCACCATATTCATCACGATGAAGTTGAATTTATCGTAGCTCATGGCGTAAAAACTGCGATGCACGGTAAAGAGGTGGTTATAGGCAGTAGACACTTCTTGGAGGATGACGAGATGATAAGTTTTAAAGCTCATGAAGCTTTAATAAGCAAAGCATTAAATAGCGGCTTAACCTTACTCTACGTAGGATATGATAAAGAGCTAGTCGGAGTCATCGCTATGAAAGATGATATGAGAGAAAACGCAAAAGACATGGTGGCAAAACTACGCAGTCTTGGCGTAAAAGAGGTCGTCATGCTAAGTGGTGACATCAAAAGCAAGGCTGAAGAGGTGGCAAGAGAGCTTGGGCTTGATAGGGTCTATGCAGAGTGCTTACCAACAGATAAAGCAGCTATCATCGAAGAGCTAAAGAGCGAGGGCAAAAAAGTAGCCTTTGTGGGAGATGGCATAAATGATGCTCCAAGCCTAACTAAGGCAAATGTGGGCATAAGTATGCACAAAGGTGCTGATATAGCTAAAGCGACGGCTGATATAAGTCTTTTAAAAGACGACATCATGAGCGTAGCTCTCGTAAAAGAGCTTGCAAATAAAACAATGGATTTAATTAGCTCAAATTTCCGCTCAACCGTTGGCGTAAACACAGCTATACTAAGTGCAGCAACACTTGGCATGTTAAATCCAATAGCAACTGCCATGCTTCATAATGGCACAACGATTTGGCTTTTATTAAATTCAATGAAGGGCGTAAAATTCAAATCAAAATAA